A window of the Vigna angularis cultivar LongXiaoDou No.4 chromosome 3, ASM1680809v1, whole genome shotgun sequence genome harbors these coding sequences:
- the LOC128195877 gene encoding uncharacterized protein LOC128195877, producing MDSSIIIEMNRLLRQCHVDRIRMTPFMWCLNINNPVEVNLKLLKVMVCRWVGHDNSFRVSQKLVPFRVVDVLMSLGLEIGGLEIPFDEVVGGLVGQMFKSKTISLKDLTDMFNVIVDDKNIDVDVVCRLYILVCLVVFYFPRKSRHVCNMPFGVLDDLDRLCLYDWCTGVHKHIVENLNKCKKKIMGAGIPQSVTLSGNVAVLQAWAVERLSLHGHPSHRFFPRIMRWFPFKSRTEKIEHIFMTGDLKMEWYVRNEDRHRPEIRAAFNMDDGGMSEGSLGEGSKVDKDDYDDESSDDGAWEAGAEERLRKNNEDIRALNAKIGVLTRELFEIYQTPIFHEADACGTDEEVGGGVDEGHGVGGEEKAEVGGDEEAEVRPDCGFEEEGDGNEVDDPLGAHTEVRGDDETFCW from the exons ATGGATTCATCGATCATTATTGAAATGAATCGTTTACTCCGACAGTGTCATGTGGATCGGATTAGGATGACACCATTTATGTGGTGTTTGAATATTAATAACCCTGTGGaggtgaatttaaaattattgaaggttATGGTTTGCAGGTGGGTTGGACATGATAACAGTTTTAGAGTTAGTCAAAAGTTGGTGCCCTTTAGAGTTGTTGATGTGTTGATGAGCTTAGGTTTAGAAATAGGTGGTTTAGAGATTCCCTTTGATGAAGTAGTTGGTGGATTGGTTGGTCaaatgttcaaatcaaaaaccATCAGTTTGAAGGACTTGACGGACATGTTTAATGTCATTGTTGATGATAAAAACATTGATGTTGATGTAGTGTGTcggttatatatattagtttgtttggttgttttctatttcCCTAGGAAATCAAGGCATGTTTGTAACATGCCTTTTGGAGTGTTAGATGACTTAGACCGTTTGTGTCTATATGATTGGTGCACCGGTGTACATAAACATATTGtagagaatttaaataaatgtaagaagaaaattatgggAGCAGGTATCCCCCAGTCAGTCACTCTCAGTGGCAATGTGGCAGTGTTGCAG gCTTGGGCGGTTGAGAGACTTTCTTTGCATGGTCATCCTTCGCACCGGTTTTTCCCGCGCATAATGAGGTGGTTCCCGTTTAAATCAAGGACCGAAAAAATTGAACATATTTTTATGACCGGAGAT TTAAAAATGGAGTGGTATGTACGAAATGAAGATCGTCATAGGCCGGAAATCCGTGCAGCTTTCAACATGGATGACGGAGGAATGAGTGAAGGATCCTTGGGTGAAGGATCCAAGGTTGAcaaagatgattatgatgacGAAAGCTCTGATGACGGGGCATGGGAAGCAGGTGCGGAGGAGAGATTGAGGAAAAACAATGAAGATATAAGAGCATTGAATGCCAAGATTGGAGTTCTGACTAGggagttatttgaaatttatcaaactccaatctttCATGAAGCAGATGCATGTGGCACTGATGAAGAGGTTGGGGGTGGAGTTGATGAAGGACATGGAGTTGGAGGTGAGGAGAAGGCTGAAGTTGGGGGAGACGAAGAGGCTGAAGTTCGTCCCGATTGTGGGTTcgaagaagaaggtgatggaAATGAAGTTGATGACCCCCTAGGTGCACATACTGAAGTAAGAGGGGATGATGAAACT TTTTGTTGGTGA